The following are from one region of the Leptolyngbya sp. CCY15150 genome:
- a CDS encoding phycobilisome linker polypeptide, protein MRMFKVTACVPSQTRIRTQRELQNTYFTKLVAYDNWFREQQRIMKMGGKIIKVELATGKPGMNTGLA, encoded by the coding sequence ATGCGAATGTTTAAAGTTACAGCCTGTGTGCCTAGCCAAACTCGAATCCGCACTCAGCGCGAATTACAGAACACCTACTTCACGAAACTAGTTGCCTACGATAACTGGTTCCGGGAGCAACAGCGCATCATGAAAATGGGTGGCAAAATTATTAAGGTTGAGCTGGCTACCGGCAAGCCTGGCATGAACACCGGCCTCGCCTAG